In Thamnophis elegans isolate rThaEle1 chromosome 4, rThaEle1.pri, whole genome shotgun sequence, the following proteins share a genomic window:
- the SRSF1 gene encoding serine/arginine-rich splicing factor 1, with protein sequence MSGGGVIRGPAGNNDCRIYVGNLPPDIRTKDIEDVFYKYGAIRDIDLKNRRGGPPFAFVEFEDPRDAEDAVYGRDGYDYDGYRLRVEFPRSGRGTGRGGGGGGGGGAPRGRYGPPSRRSEYRVIVSGLPPSGSWQDLKDHMREAGDVCYADVFRDGTGVVEFVRKEDMTYAVRKLDNTKFRSHEGETAYIRVKVDGPRSPSYGRSRSRSRSRSRSRSRSNSRSRSYSPRRSRGSPRYSPRHSRSRSRT encoded by the exons ATGTCTGGTGGCGGCGTGATCCGCGGCCCGGCCGGGAACAACGACTGCCGCATCTACGTGGGTAACCTGCCGCCGGACATCCGCACCAAGGACATCGAGGACGTCTTTTACAAGTACGGAGCCATTCGGGACATCGATCTCAAGAACCGCCGAGGGGGGCCGCCCTTCGCCTTCGTCGAGTTTGAGGACCCCAG GGATGCAGAAGATGCAGTGTATGGACGGGATGGATATGATTATGATGGGTACCGTCTACGGGTGGAGTTCCCTCGAAGTGGTCGAGGCactggcagaggaggaggaggcggtggaGGTGGTGGGGCCCCAAGGGGCAGATATGGACCCCCATCGAGGCGTTCTGAGTACAGAGTGATAGTATCAG GATTGCCTCCCAGTGGAAGCTGGCAGGATTTAAAGGATCACATGCGTGAAGCAGGTGATGTATGTTATGCTGATGTTTTCCGAGATGGAACTGGTGTCGTGGAGTTTGTTCGGAAAGAAGACATGACCTACGCAGTGCGAAAACTGGATAACACTAAGTTTAGATCTCATGAG GGAGAAACTGCCTACATCCGTGTTAAAGTTGATGGCCCAAGAAGTCCGAGTTATGGAAGATCTCGTTCCCGCAGCCGTAGTCGTAGCAGAAGCCGTagccgaagcaacagcagaaGTCGCAGTTATTCCCCGAGACGAAGCAGAGGATCTCCACGCTACTCTCCCCGCCACAGCAGATCACGTTCTCGTACATAA